The stretch of DNA GGGGCAGAACATTTACACTTTTGTTGTCCATCTGTTGTTAAAGGTCCGATTTCCGcaattaatttagattttttattttaagtttGAATGAGTCGTCTACTTCTTCTTCTACCCACCCCACAGCTGCTTCATTATGAAACATATGCCTCGCTGTTTCCCCTtgtgtggcgggagtactgcacacATTGGCCGCCCaagttttaatggtttcatcaagcctatttggatgATGTTCGGCCGGCCAAAGGAAAAGCTTTGGAGGGCAGGATGTAGGCCCCGGGCCGCCAGTTGGACAGGTCTAAAGGAGACCATGATGAAGAGATTCTTCTGCGTCTAATGTAAGCTACGCAAATCTGCTTTGTCACTAAAGTGAAGACATGACGGACAGAGCTGGCGAATGCTGTGTGTTCTGACATTCAGATCACGCAGCGGAATGCTTAGCATTACATTTGTGGTGAATCATTTGGAAATGAAAAGCTTCTTCATTATTAACAACCATCAGGGACGATCGATATCTGATCTAATGGCTCGTTTGGATGCCTAGGACCCTTTGTTGTCATTAGCTGAGAATACACGTACACACAAAGGCAAGCACACTTGCACGGACGCACACAGGCACACAGCAGTAATGTAATCAGAAAGACTAAATGTTGCCGTTTTTGAGCTCAATACTAACCAAATATTCTGATGTCAGACTGAGTATCACTGATGTATTTTGATGCAACATTCTGCTTTGAAGTGTCTTCATAGCACATAATGTCCATGGGGTGCGTcactttttatttctttatttttgctTTGTTATTATTGAGTGCATAGCTGAGGCCAGTGTAAATAACATCTGCACGTTTCCACatgaaaaaaagaaatgaaaagaTATCTGGGGTTGGTCCAAAAACTAAATGTACTATATGCAAAAAGGCTAAAGTACACCTCTGAGTCacatccaattttttttgttttgatgttgcgtcaaataaataaattcctGTCTTAGGATCAAAACCATCCAAAATGCATGATAgcattgcgtgtgtgtgtgtgtgtgctccacaTTGAACTATACCCTTCTtaattttccatccattttctaccgcttgtccctgtcggggtcgcgggggttgcctATCCCAGCTTCCCTTGGGTGGAAGCTTCATTGATAATAAAAGCTCAAAGTCATTAATGAGCTTAGTACACCCTCTGGTGGATGAAAAACAAGAgagcgtgtgggtgtgtgtgactTCACTGTTTgcattcacacaaacacacacataatcAGCATGTAACATCAAAGTCCATATCATACTTCTAGCAACAAGTCTACCATGTTAGCAAGTCTTACTTTTCATGGTCCCCGCCTCTTCGTCGTCCTCATCGTCAGAGTTAATGACCATGGTGCCGAGCTGTGACTGCATGGTTCCTGTGTCGTCGTGTTCGATCATTGTGCCTGATCTGCCGCTGGGTGAGCCTGTCAGCCAGCCGGTTGCGCGAATGGTTCCCGGTTCACCCGGCCCTGCCCTGACCATAGTGCCCTGGTCGACTTCGTCTTCTTCCTGGAACACAGAGCTCCTATTGTCATATTGTCACGTCAAGAAGAGTGTTACTTATGCGCAGCAATGAGGGACATTACCGAgttgtcgtcgtcgtcgtccGCATCCTGTTCTCTGTGCTCCGCCTCCTCTTGTCTCTTCAGCTTGATCTCCATGGCGTCGGTGATAAGCGGCCTGAGGATGGAGCTGGGTTTTGCAGACTTAATAAAGCGATGCTGAAAGAACAGAAAATGAgagtttagtattttttttttttttacaattttaagtCCAGTAAAGCGACAGGGTTCTTTCTTATTGACCTTGTCACTCAGAACAAGGGATGCATGATAATTATCGGACCGATTAAGTATTATGACGTCACAGATAAATCCGATAACGGGATTTAAAAAATAGTCGCTCCAATGAGATAATCGatactgtgctgtaggtgggttagggtcaacaaatcaagcgctcctgcCTCCTAGGCGGTCCGAACGTCCCCTGAGCTcacagtgtaaacaaacatggctactTTATTCCTTCAGAGGAAGACATCCTTTGCGCTCTGCAAACACTCTACCCTGTGACACCAGTGGCCAGCCATTCCGAAACACCGCCAGCATCGGTGCCCCGAAAGCCCATGAAGACGTCTGCGCCGCCAAAGATGCTGACCAAGGCCCGCCTCAAAGAAAAGACTTtcggaaaaagtaaaaaaaaaaccaccagAAACAACCCCAAGGCTAAACAGATCAGAAATGTCCTCATGGAAATGATGGTGCAGGACAGCAagtcacagaacacttttccactttgcatcagtccatcttagatgagctcgggcccagcgaagccgggggcgtttctgggtgttgttgatgaattgctttcgctttgtatagtagagttttaacttgcacttacatatgtagcgacaaactgtagttactgacagtggttttctgaagtgttccagagcccatgtggtgatatcctttacacactgttgtcgttttttgatgcagtactgcctgagggatcgaaggtcacgggcatgctgcttacgtgcagtgatttgtccagattctctgaaccttttgatgataatattacggaccatacttggtgaaatccctaaaattccttgcaatagcttgttgagaaatgttgttcttaaactgtttgacaatcgaatcgtcacccaagGAATTGCATTcggatcgaatcgtgaggtgcctaaAGTTTTCCACCTATAATAGATATAAATAAGTATCGgcttgaaaaaaaatattctgcATCCCAAATCAGAACAAGGAAGCCACACCAAgagtggagaaaaaaaaacacattttaagcctTCACTGATGGATCCACtaacacaacatttaaaaatcaaaTGCGAATGTATAGTTAGCATGTGCATACCTGCAGCAGTTGTGTGGCGGTGGCTCTGTTTTCTGGGTTCTTCACCAAACACTGGCTCACAAAGTCCTGGAATTGTGGCGACCACAGATCATGGTTTCGGAATTTCGGGGGAGGGTTGGTAGGGATCATGAAGATAGCCTGGCAGAAGATAATCCACACGTTCATCAACAAATCTAGGAGCGTGAATGCTGTGACTTCGTAATGTTTAAATCAAAAAGGTCTTATGCTGGGAATTGCTAACACGAATACAACACAAATTAGCCGTCTTCACCAATGTATGATACCCGTTTTTCCtttaaaattaagaaaaaatataaaacctttacaaattaaaatggaagacaATAAACATATTCAAACACTCAAATAATAATTACCGTATATTGCTTTTGAAGAAGACAGAACAATACTTTGTTTTTTCTGCCAGAAAAGTACAGTGTGTATGTTCATTTActgatatttgtttttaaataaactcTGTTTAACAGACTTCAGTTTGTGTATAAGTACCTTTTGAGCGTATTCAACAATACCTTGATATGAatttttcatattgttacattccCAGCAGTGATGCATTAAGACATTTATTTAGGTTGTGTCTTAGCATTCACACAAAGGCAGAGGACATAGTTGGAGATTAAAAAGAGCACATTGTATGCCACCTTACCCTCATGGGGTGGATGTCGGAGTAGGGCGGCTTCCCCTCAGCCATCTCGATGGCCGTTATTCCCAGAGACCAGATGTCCGCCACACAGTTATAGCCAATCTCCTGGATAACCTCCGGAGCCATCCAGAAGGGTGTGCCGATCACAGTGTTTCTCTTGGCCATGGTGTCCTAGAGAGAGGCTAAAGCAAGTGAGGCTCGGACTGTCCGACACGCCGAGAAGTAGGGATGCACGATAATATCAGCGGCTGATAACTATCGACCGATAATTGCAACTATGACGTCAAATTGATATGTCCGATTATTAAAATACAACCGATAAATTGAGCTAATAGTAATGAAGGCTTattatgtgtttgtcattgtactATCAGTAGTGGTTTGTCATGCTGCCTGGCTTCTTGCCCCATTTCCCCCTACGATGTTGTCGCTTATTTGCAGGGTGTTCCCTTCAATTAATTGATCATGGTGAAAcgccacagcaaaataaaagccaaaaataaaaatatttttaggaggaaaaaaatgtaatataatatattgtaaccTTCAGAGgaagtcacacaaagtctgacgcgcttttaaccttttattggcaatcttatgctaacaacaAGCCCAATTCCAACACGTATTCCCTCCCGTGCACACACGTCCTTCTCTGTGCAGACACactacacttcctcattctctgccaaTCCCACACACGAATATAAACATTTAACACTAGCAGGTCGTTACAATATGAATCGATACATATAgcttattatttgtgcactattgactaatGATGCACCAAAAATTCAGCCGCtgaaaaaatactttgatcactgaAACAGCAGTGCCGAAAAAGTTGACATtaaaatgaatattttttgttttgagtgTATACATTTTAGGTAGAAGAAGGAACTGTTAATTAATTTCTTCTCACAAAATTGtgtgtaaatatacatacataaatattggTTTTAAAGGTCTGAAAATTATTGGGATCGGTTTAAATGTTCTTTATCGTGAATCCCTACCGAGAAGGCGGATGCGGACTCACTGTCAGCTGACCGGCGACGCCAAAGTCCGCCAGCTTGGCTTGACCCTCAGTGTTGAGCAGGATGTTTCCCGCTTTTATGTCTCTGTGGATTTTCCTCATGAAGTGAAGATATTCCAAACCCTTCAGAGTCGACTGCAAGATGCTGGCGATTTCTTCTTCCGTGAGCTGCACACATGCAGAAAGATAAGAAACGAGAAAAACAATCATTGGATTATTCTATTCAGTCATATTTTAAGTTTTTTAAAGTGCTTCCTGTTAATTCAAGTAGCTTTCATACGAGGATTACCGTCTTGCTACGTATTCGGATGATATCGGACACGGATCCGGCCCCGCAGAATTCCATGACGATCCACAGGTCGCTGTTTTTGAAGTAGCTGCCGTAGTAGCGCACCACATGTGGACTGGACAAACAAAAGTGAACAACATCCTCCATTTTCAAGTTCTTTGTCTCATAGCACAAAGTAAACCATCAGCACCAATTTAACGCAATCAGTTTTACAACCTTGAAATGTGAGCATCTTTAAGAACCTATATCAAGTATAATGCTAGGGCCATACGTCGCTTGCAAAGAAGGTTCTGCATGCGGTGTGATTAATGAAGGTGACTGTTTAACATACAAATGCCAGCCACCTGTTGCACTGCTGCATGATGGAGATCTCTTTGATGATCTCCTGCAGGTCTGACTCCACCGGCACTTGTTTGATTGCCACAATCTCTCCAGTCTGTTTGTAATGGGCCTTGAACACGCAGCCGTACGACCTGCAGCGCAACGTCAACAGGAAGTTGAGAAATAGGAAGCGAAGAGGAGTGACAAGAGAGAAAGACGTGGGCGACTTACCCTTCACCCAACTTCTCCAGGATGTCAAACACTTCCTCTGGCTGCTTGgtgaggctgtcctcactcagcttCTTCAGCTGCCTGTAACACACGCACAAAGAAAGATTAGCAAAAACAAGGAGGTagagggggaactgcacttttatagAATTTAGCGTAtctttcacaatccctatgtaagacaagaactcaTATGTTTatctttgttatgcattctaactcggaaAATACGACTAGTACAAGGTGGctcacaatgcagctaatgagagtacACTACtccacctataaagccctctaaaaaaacattaaaacactgccaacaatactccatttacatttgtgacctgaatattaccaagtattagtgatattgtattATAAGCAtttacgcagacaaactattttaagccgcgccgtgatcacagagacctAACTAGTTTATGGGACGCCCTTGAGAACGGGATTTTGCATCTCAAGGGGCTATCCCAAATAAATTGTATTGATAGTTATTAAAttaatgctgctatattgacattcgTAGCTGGAGGGGTGGTGtatcgcctctgagctggtgaaagttaattctacatTAAAAATCACCTGTTTAAGAGAAGGGTGTGGCCGTAAACCGAGGAGTTGGTACTGtgtactttgacatccaacttacacCCGGAGATGACGAGAAACACACGAAAATACGCTAGTTAATGTcacttttttttaccctttgtaggattatgattaatttttcatctaaacgggaagatatgaacgggatatcccatcagtcggcatcctagtaAGAATAGACAGAGACGGGTGAGGCCATTGACCAAGAAGTTGGTatactttgacatccaacttacacTTGCAGAtgacgagaaagacacaaaaagacgctagttAGCGGCactttttttaccctttgtgaggattatgattagttttccatctaaacgggaagatatgaacatcccatcagtcggcatcctagtgagagtagacattgtacagtaagtggttgtgttattgtgtatatcttgttcagcacttagcaaaactgctgcatgatgcttagtgttggtTGTTGAGGGACTAGTGAACATTGTGATGcttctgtgaaattaatatgccTTTGTATgctaaaataagcaaaataagtCAATATTTCATGtgatcatgaatgtgcctgttactacattacatacgtacatacactatattgcccaaATTATCTGGCCACCTGCcttcactcacatatgaacttgaagtgccatcccatccctaacccatagggttcaatatgatgccgCTCcaacttttgcagctattacagcttcaactcttctgggaaagctgtccacaaggttgcggggtgtgtttataggaattttccaccattcttccaaaagcgcattggtgagatcacacactgaatttggttgagaaggcctggctctcagtctctgttctaattcatcccaaaggtgttctatcgggttcaggtcaggactctgtgcaggccagtcaagttcatccacaccagactctgtcatccatgtttttatggaccttgctttgtgcacagtcatgttagaagaggaaggagcccgctccaaactgttcccacaaggttgggagcatggaattgtccaaaatgttttggtatcctggagcattcaaagttcctttcactggaactaaggggccaagcccaactcctgaaaaacaaccccacactataattatatatattattattatatatataattcctcctccaccaaatttcacactcggcacaatgtagtctgaaatgtaccgttctcctggcaacctccaacccagagtcgtccatcagattgacagatggaaaagcgtgattcatcacttcaaagaaggcgtctccactgctctagagtccagtggcgacgtgctttacaccactgcatccgacgctttgaatTGGACTTGGCTTAGATGCAGCCattgaaacccattccatgaagctctctgcatactgtacatgggctaattggaaggtcacatgtaggtgacctctttgcactatgcgcttcagcatccgctgagtcgctgacccctctttgtcagtttacgtggcctaccacttcatggctgagttgctcccaaactcttctattttcttacaataaagccaacagttgactttggaatacttaggagcgaggacatttcacgactggatttgttgcacaggtggcatcttatgacagttccacgctggaaatcactgagctcctgagagcggcccattctttcacaaatgtttgtagaaacagtctccatgcctaagtgcttgatttgatacacctgtggccgggccaagtgattaggacacccgattctgatcatttggataggtggccaaatacctttggcaatatagtgtacttacagcgtgtatataaaatgatGATGGTGGCTTTTGGATATTTTAGAGCGCTTCATCGACTCCTTTTTAGCTGACGTTTGcgagcgtttatttacgagtcagaatggattttttttttaaaagaaaaaacatgtgtgtgactttctcacataaggattgtaaaatgACAgagaaaattctaaaaaaaagtaaagttccTCTTTCAGagaaaaataatattcatgtggacacattaatgtttttaaactattaaCTAAGGGTGGGCAATATGGCTTAAaatctatatcacaatatatattgcagcctcctgcgataacgatatatacatCGATATAATATctggtatataaatgataatagaaccattttaaaaaCAGGTTACTAAGGCTCCTAATTTATCTTCTGACATGCAgtaacatcagtgtttcccataaaccgccaagatacctgtggtggtgggggcgtgactatgggcgtggctatgggcgtggtcatcatgacatcatcgagtaatttgcataatttactacaatgatatgattttctctcaaaaggctcaaaaaatgtatacttactaattaataataacagttttgttttaaacgtccgtccatccatccatccatccattttacaatataattacaacactttatgtacatatttatatacagattttaacaataagttattcactgaaatatattttttaattgtggttcttacaaaaaatatatcttataaaatataaaagctaaaatgtctcttaaagctctgcccctttaattagtgcatactaaataattttactttagcctactactacaaccatattatttaccagcaacataaagtgaaacagaggcagaggtgtcctgccagtcagtaacaaataaacagaaaacagtagtggtggtagatagacacagagcttcatcaaacatctgatccactgaacaaagagctcactgacaaagcttaacctaattgttactataacaatctacaaggttaatgtaggttgcttctctttcttcccctccatttttatgcattctttcgtatctcaagttatcattacgtacaagtatatgtattgttgcatttgaacaactgtattgttgataataaaggtaaagtattggtattgttcattatcaatagcgctatttctattggtatttgtattgctccatttgtagtgtaataatgctcattgtcatttctgtattgtgttttattttggctaactgcttatttgctattacttttaccatcatatttgtacatgtcgtatttgctgatgttgctctattgttgttgttgttgttgtgtttgctgttgttgtttttgtctaccatcatatttgtacatgtcgtatttgctgatgttgctctattgttgttgttgttgttgtgtttgctgctgtagtttttgtctctctgtctaatccccctcttgtccccacaatttccccttctgtcttcttttttctctctttctatcccctcctgctccggcccggctgcaccaaatgataatataaatacatttaataaagtcaaatacaaataaggcaacaagagaagtatcctacacttctcttttttaaagtaaatttgaacagccgatatgggcatctacatcaactatatgatttgcctgaaaagctggacaggacaaaaacatttttttttttaaatttttttattttttaatttgtggcggacgcaattctttcgtggcaggccgccacaaataaatgaatgtgtgggaaacactgaacatactgcgtcatttccagttgtaatATTTTCTCAACTATCATCAATGCACTTgctaatttattgttaatatctggttactatactgtatgttgtaacatggttctagctACAcgtctattaaaatgtaatattcacttattcttctgtttggatactttacattagttttgggcgatactacaaatgtgggtatcgatccaaaaccaagtagttacaggggcagtattggtcataacaATGCTGATACTGAGACTTAAAATGtttaagacaaaaacacaggatgtttTTGATGATAATCAATTGAATATTACAATTAAATTCTACTATTGgttctgatttaaatcctttggtttttgctccTAAAGTCCTTCTGTGTCCAGTGACTTATTcgttgagtttgtaaacaataacaaaaacaaacaaaaaatgttgatATTAGAAAAATATAAATTTAGCTATTATAGTATGGATCTAATAATGATATTATACTTAtcgttatttttaatatttatggtTAGCGGTTAGTATATCCTCCAACGGTGTGTAAtgtagcatgtttagatattcctcgcgCTGCAGGCATGATACTTGTAAATAACagt from Entelurus aequoreus isolate RoL-2023_Sb linkage group LG01, RoL_Eaeq_v1.1, whole genome shotgun sequence encodes:
- the LOC133647457 gene encoding serine/threonine-protein kinase 4-like; translated protein: MENKDKVQMRNHPRRQLKKLSEDSLTKQPEEVFDILEKLGEGSYGCVFKAHYKQTGEIVAIKQVPVESDLQEIIKEISIMQQCNSPHVVRYYGSYFKNSDLWIVMEFCGAGSVSDIIRIRSKTLTEEEIASILQSTLKGLEYLHFMRKIHRDIKAGNILLNTEGQAKLADFGVAGQLTDTMAKRNTVIGTPFWMAPEVIQEIGYNCVADIWSLGITAIEMAEGKPPYSDIHPMRAIFMIPTNPPPKFRNHDLWSPQFQDFVSQCLVKNPENRATATQLLQHRFIKSAKPSSILRPLITDAMEIKLKRQEEAEHREQDADDDDDNSEEDEVDQGTMVRAGPGEPGTIRATGWLTGSPSGRSGTMIEHDDTGTMQSQLGTMVINSDDEDDEEAGTMKRRDESTQPAKPSFLEYFEQKEKEANSQNGGRRGGDHPAECRKMAPEGDLEVVNSWSVEELRLRLASLDPQMEQEIEEIRQRYQSKRQPILDAIEAKKRRQQNF